Proteins encoded together in one Flavobacterium keumense window:
- a CDS encoding DUF5686 and carboxypeptidase regulatory-like domain-containing protein: protein MKYWYWFILVCSLTANAQFQLNGIVKDASNNKPLSFASIYTSTGINTISDVDGKFNIVSLHPFYEFTVSYIGYTKTTITTQKDKSFYSIALIQNTHTLNEVIIPNENPALGIIRKTIAQKEQNNPQKQLNTFEFKLYNTLVITANPDSINSKIDTIITSKNTIKTDSTNYKFKKTIQKQHLFQTEKVSLFQYKEGVVKETILGTKMAGLKQPIYEILGFKLQSFSIYDSNYELFETKYNSPIDNNALKEYKYQLLDSTNIQGRELYMIHFKRKKKIGGLEGVLYVDKSNYGIAKAIMRVRGVLDITGIHEFNYLPKEKIWFPSNKSFKIVKGNNDDDVKLLGGSIQFEGNTDKNFKSRKKQASDFIYLLSKSTHFDLTINQPIQIKKSAIALDIKKEAINRPDDFWNRYRKDSLDNRSRKTYSVLDSIAKKNQIELKITVGRRLINGFIPAGPIDIDLRKFFSFNNYEGFRIGLGGITNDHFSKTIKLEGYTAYGTKDGNFKYNLGIGTLLGETTNSWLGIAYTDDVREIASTIFSIDKRGFKIYDPRPLNISTFYNYKNWKAFIETKLIPKTESVWEIATTTIAPRFDYAFLVNGKSYSNYSMTTAMVSLRWNPFSDYMQTPSGRVEVEKRFPKFTFQFTKSIPHFIQNDFDFGKIDFKTEYEKQYLNGNRTTILFQTGYAFGQIPLTHLYSISPNNITKETILQRITFAGKNSFETMYYNEFFSSEYAYLQFKHGFHRITLFKKIKPSFVFVSRMAWGNLEHNERHSGLVYKTLNKGYFESGVELNQIYKGLGLVGFYRYGPNQLLKFEDNIAIKISYIFDLGF from the coding sequence ATGAAATATTGGTATTGGTTTATTTTGGTCTGTTCGCTTACCGCAAACGCACAATTTCAATTGAATGGAATTGTGAAAGACGCAAGTAATAATAAACCTTTATCTTTTGCTTCTATTTATACCTCAACCGGAATAAATACAATTTCAGATGTAGATGGAAAATTTAATATTGTCTCTTTACATCCTTTTTACGAATTTACCGTTTCTTATATTGGCTATACTAAAACAACCATTACAACTCAAAAAGATAAATCATTTTATAGTATTGCATTAATCCAAAACACGCATACTTTAAACGAAGTTATCATTCCTAACGAAAATCCAGCGCTTGGAATTATCCGAAAAACAATCGCTCAAAAAGAGCAAAACAATCCACAAAAGCAGCTAAACACTTTCGAATTCAAATTGTACAATACATTAGTAATTACAGCTAACCCAGATTCCATCAATTCAAAAATTGATACTATTATTACTTCCAAAAACACTATCAAAACAGATTCTACAAATTATAAATTTAAAAAAACAATTCAAAAACAACATTTGTTCCAAACTGAAAAAGTGTCTTTATTCCAATACAAAGAAGGTGTTGTAAAGGAGACTATTTTAGGAACAAAAATGGCAGGATTAAAGCAGCCTATTTATGAAATTTTAGGCTTTAAACTCCAGTCTTTTTCCATATACGATTCTAATTATGAACTCTTTGAAACAAAATACAATAGCCCAATTGATAATAATGCATTAAAAGAATACAAATACCAACTACTTGATTCCACCAACATCCAAGGGCGTGAGCTATATATGATTCATTTCAAAAGAAAAAAAAAGATTGGAGGATTAGAAGGGGTGTTGTATGTTGACAAAAGTAATTATGGAATAGCCAAAGCAATTATGCGTGTAAGAGGCGTACTTGATATTACAGGAATTCATGAATTTAATTACCTTCCAAAGGAGAAAATTTGGTTCCCTTCCAATAAATCTTTTAAAATTGTCAAAGGTAATAATGATGACGATGTCAAGTTATTAGGAGGGAGTATTCAATTTGAAGGTAATACTGATAAAAATTTTAAATCTAGAAAAAAACAAGCTTCTGATTTTATTTATCTTCTATCAAAAAGTACCCATTTTGATCTTACTATAAACCAACCAATTCAAATCAAAAAAAGTGCTATTGCGCTTGATATAAAAAAAGAAGCTATAAACAGGCCGGATGATTTCTGGAATAGGTACCGAAAAGACAGTCTAGATAATAGAAGTCGCAAAACCTATTCTGTATTAGATAGCATTGCTAAAAAAAATCAAATTGAGTTAAAAATTACCGTTGGCCGAAGACTAATCAATGGTTTTATTCCCGCCGGTCCTATCGATATAGATTTGAGAAAATTTTTCAGTTTTAACAATTATGAAGGATTTAGAATAGGGCTGGGAGGAATAACAAATGATCATTTTTCGAAAACAATTAAACTTGAAGGCTATACTGCTTACGGCACAAAAGATGGAAATTTTAAATACAATTTAGGAATTGGAACTCTACTAGGGGAAACAACCAATTCTTGGTTAGGAATTGCCTACACTGACGATGTCCGAGAAATTGCAAGTACCATTTTTTCGATTGACAAGAGGGGGTTTAAGATTTATGACCCAAGACCCTTAAATATCAGCACTTTTTATAATTACAAAAATTGGAAGGCTTTTATTGAAACCAAATTGATTCCAAAAACAGAGAGTGTTTGGGAAATTGCCACAACTACTATAGCACCTAGGTTTGACTACGCTTTTTTAGTTAACGGAAAGTCATACTCTAATTATTCTATGACTACAGCTATGGTTTCATTGCGTTGGAATCCTTTCAGCGATTATATGCAAACTCCTTCGGGAAGAGTTGAAGTAGAGAAACGTTTTCCAAAATTTACATTTCAATTTACAAAATCAATTCCTCATTTCATTCAAAATGATTTCGATTTTGGAAAAATCGACTTCAAAACTGAATATGAAAAACAATATCTTAATGGAAATAGAACAACTATACTGTTTCAAACCGGTTACGCTTTTGGTCAAATCCCTTTAACCCATTTATATAGTATCTCTCCTAACAATATCACTAAAGAAACCATTTTACAACGAATTACTTTTGCGGGGAAAAATAGTTTTGAAACCATGTACTACAATGAATTTTTCTCAAGTGAATATGCCTACCTACAATTCAAACACGGCTTTCATCGCATCACACTTTTTAAAAAAATAAAACCTTCTTTTGTTTTTGTTTCAAGAATGGCATGGGGAAATCTAGAACATAATGAACGTCATTCAGGACTAGTATATAAAACACTTAACAAGGGATATTTTGAATCAGGCGTTGAGTTAAACCAAATTTATAAAGGACTGGGCTTAGTTGGTTTTTATCGTTACGGCCCTAATCAACTACTTAAATTTGAAGATAATATAGCTATCAAAATAAGTTATATTTTTGACTTAGGGTTTTAA